A genomic segment from Pseudomonas mendocina encodes:
- the ubiM gene encoding 5-demethoxyubiquinol-8 5-hydroxylase UbiM: protein MSPDIVIVGAGPAGLCLARALSGKGLSIVVLERQAEQALAEPAFDGREIALTHGSQALLERLGLWARLPSEDVAVLRDAQVFNGPSLFALKIRAEQAGAERLGHLVANQAIRRAAYQAVSECSDVQLLCETSVRAIEQSQNEVKLVLQDGQVLQPRLLVAADSRFSETRRQLAIGAQLKDFGKTMLVCRMQHEQDHHQVAWEWFGYGQTLALLPLNGRQSSMVLTLPPREIERLQKLDEAIFTREMEKRFDRRLGAMQLASSRHAYPLVGAYARRMVGNRCALLGDAAVGMHPVTAHGFNFGLIGVQLLSDALLASHGKRQDIGATAPLARYERQLRLATWPLYQATNLLVELYTNDRLPARLLRGAGLLVAQGLLPLKKGIARHLTARA, encoded by the coding sequence ATGTCACCCGATATCGTCATCGTCGGCGCAGGCCCGGCCGGTCTTTGCCTGGCTCGTGCCCTATCCGGAAAGGGTCTGTCCATTGTCGTGCTGGAGCGACAGGCCGAGCAGGCGTTGGCCGAACCTGCCTTCGACGGCCGCGAAATCGCCCTCACCCACGGCTCGCAAGCCCTGCTCGAACGCCTCGGCCTGTGGGCACGCCTGCCCAGCGAAGACGTTGCCGTGCTGCGCGATGCCCAGGTGTTCAACGGGCCCTCGCTGTTCGCCCTGAAGATACGCGCCGAACAGGCCGGCGCCGAGCGACTCGGCCATCTGGTGGCCAACCAGGCCATTCGCCGTGCTGCCTATCAGGCCGTAAGCGAATGCTCCGATGTGCAGTTGCTCTGTGAAACCAGCGTGCGCGCCATCGAGCAAAGCCAGAACGAGGTGAAGCTGGTGCTACAGGACGGCCAGGTGTTGCAACCACGCCTGCTGGTCGCCGCCGACAGCCGTTTCTCGGAGACGCGCCGCCAGCTGGCTATCGGCGCGCAACTCAAGGACTTCGGCAAGACCATGCTGGTGTGCCGCATGCAGCACGAACAGGACCATCACCAGGTAGCCTGGGAATGGTTCGGCTATGGCCAGACCCTGGCCCTGCTACCGCTCAATGGCCGGCAATCGTCGATGGTCCTCACCCTGCCGCCGCGCGAAATAGAACGCCTGCAGAAACTGGACGAAGCGATCTTCACCCGTGAGATGGAAAAGCGCTTCGACCGTCGCCTGGGCGCCATGCAACTGGCCAGCAGCCGCCACGCCTATCCGTTGGTGGGCGCCTACGCACGACGCATGGTCGGCAACCGCTGCGCCCTGCTCGGCGATGCCGCCGTGGGCATGCACCCGGTCACCGCACACGGCTTCAACTTCGGCCTGATCGGCGTACAACTGCTCAGCGACGCACTGCTCGCCTCACATGGCAAACGCCAGGACATCGGTGCGACTGCGCCACTGGCGCGCTACGAGCGCCAGCTGCGCCTGGCCACCTGGCCGTTGTACCAGGCCACCAACCTGCTGGTGGAGCTGTACACCAACGATCGCCTGCCCGCTCGCCTGCTACGCGGCGCAGGTCTGCTCGTGGCTCAGGGCCTGCTGCCGCTGAAGAAGGGCATCGCCCGGCACCTGACCGCCCGCGCCTGA
- the ccoN gene encoding cytochrome-c oxidase, cbb3-type subunit I — protein MQSAAPLPAYNYKVVRQFTLMTLFWGVVGMCTGVLIAAQLVWPELNFDTPWLSFGRLRPLHTNLVVFGFAGSAQFAASYYAVQRTCQTRLFSDQLAAFTFWGWQATILIMLVTLPMGLTTTKEYAEIEFTGAVWMAIVWVAYGIVFFTTLTQRKTRHIYVGNWFFGAFILVIAMLHIVNHLSVPVSWFKSYSIYSGATDAMVQWWYGHNAVGFFLTTGFLGMMYYFVPKQVDRPVYSYRLSIVHFWALITLYIWAGPHHLHYTALPDWAQSLGMVMSIILLAPSWGGMVNGMMTLSGAWHLLRTDPILRFLVVSLAFYGMSTFEGPMMAIKTVNALSHYTDWTIGHVHAGALGWVAMITFGSLYHLIPKVFGRDGMYSTGMINAHFWLATIGTVLYIASMWVNGITQGLMWRAVNEDGTLTYSFVEALEASHPGFVVRLVGGLCFLAGMLLMALNTWLTLRRPATESHAVAEAAHAG, from the coding sequence ATGCAATCTGCTGCTCCTCTCCCGGCCTACAACTACAAGGTCGTCCGCCAGTTCACCCTGATGACTCTTTTCTGGGGAGTGGTGGGCATGTGCACCGGTGTGCTCATCGCCGCCCAGCTGGTCTGGCCGGAACTCAACTTCGACACGCCCTGGCTGAGCTTCGGCCGCCTGCGCCCACTGCACACCAACCTGGTGGTGTTCGGCTTCGCCGGTAGCGCGCAGTTCGCCGCCAGCTACTACGCAGTGCAGCGCACCTGCCAGACGCGACTGTTCTCCGACCAACTGGCTGCCTTCACGTTCTGGGGCTGGCAGGCGACCATCCTGATCATGCTGGTGACCCTGCCCATGGGCCTGACCACCACCAAGGAATACGCCGAGATCGAATTCACCGGCGCGGTATGGATGGCCATCGTCTGGGTCGCCTACGGCATCGTCTTCTTCACCACGCTGACGCAGCGCAAGACGCGCCACATCTATGTCGGCAACTGGTTCTTCGGCGCTTTCATTCTGGTCATCGCCATGCTGCACATCGTCAACCACCTGTCGGTGCCGGTGAGCTGGTTCAAGTCCTACTCGATCTATTCCGGCGCCACCGACGCCATGGTGCAGTGGTGGTACGGGCATAACGCGGTGGGCTTCTTCCTCACCACCGGTTTCCTGGGGATGATGTATTACTTCGTGCCCAAGCAAGTGGATCGACCGGTGTACTCCTACCGCCTGTCCATCGTGCACTTCTGGGCACTGATCACCCTGTACATCTGGGCCGGCCCGCACCACCTGCACTACACCGCACTGCCGGATTGGGCGCAGAGCCTGGGCATGGTGATGTCGATCATCCTCCTGGCGCCGAGCTGGGGCGGCATGGTCAACGGCATGATGACGCTGTCCGGCGCCTGGCACCTGCTGCGCACCGATCCGATCCTGCGCTTTCTGGTGGTCTCGCTGGCGTTCTACGGCATGAGCACCTTCGAAGGCCCGATGATGGCGATCAAGACCGTGAACGCCCTGTCGCACTACACCGACTGGACCATCGGCCACGTGCATGCCGGCGCGCTCGGCTGGGTGGCGATGATCACCTTCGGCTCGCTCTATCACCTGATCCCGAAAGTCTTCGGCCGCGACGGCATGTACAGCACCGGCATGATCAACGCGCACTTCTGGCTGGCGACCATCGGCACCGTGCTGTACATCGCCTCGATGTGGGTCAACGGCATCACCCAGGGCCTGATGTGGCGTGCGGTGAACGAGGACGGCACCCTCACCTACTCCTTCGTCGAGGCGCTGGAAGCCAGCCATCCGGGTTTCGTGGTACGTCTGGTCGGCGGCCTGTGCTTCCTCGCGGGTATGCTGCTGATGGCGCTCAACACCTGGCTGACCCTGCGTCGCCCGGCTACCGAATCGCACGCTGTCGCAGAGGCCGCTCATGCTGGCTGA
- a CDS encoding cbb3-type cytochrome oxidase subunit 3, protein MLAEAWWMIALAVFFVGVQLSLCRGSQRDLDEATMLPFADDPAVARRVERDTGRSTSGCACPGTCDGGCEHQGQQTF, encoded by the coding sequence ATGCTGGCTGAAGCCTGGTGGATGATCGCCCTGGCCGTGTTCTTCGTCGGCGTACAGCTAAGCCTGTGCCGCGGCAGCCAGCGTGACCTCGACGAGGCGACCATGCTGCCGTTCGCCGACGATCCCGCCGTGGCGCGCCGCGTCGAGCGCGATACCGGGCGCAGCACCAGTGGCTGCGCCTGTCCCGGCACCTGCGATGGAGGTTGCGAGCATCAGGGGCAACAGACGTTCTGA
- a CDS encoding TIGR04211 family SH3 domain-containing protein translates to MFLSRHAPFQPRILGACLLLGGLLGGAQPALAEEAPSNQRWVSDSLNTYVRSGPTDGYRIVGTLVSGEKVELLRTQGDYSQVRSESGNTVWIPSRDLQSVPGQAERLPQLEQKVADLSAELKGIDDAWKVRVQGMQETLDSRKKLIDELQAARGALDAELTTTRSQLRDAQAQLGEEQQQVLMRYMAYGGSIAGAGLLLGLILPTMLRVRRKRNDQWV, encoded by the coding sequence ATGTTTTTATCTCGTCATGCTCCATTCCAACCCCGCATCCTCGGTGCCTGCCTGCTGCTCGGTGGCCTGCTCGGCGGCGCACAACCGGCCTTGGCCGAAGAAGCACCCAGCAACCAGCGCTGGGTCAGCGACAGCCTCAATACCTATGTGCGCAGCGGCCCCACCGATGGCTATCGCATCGTTGGCACCCTGGTTTCCGGGGAAAAAGTGGAGTTGTTACGCACCCAGGGCGACTACAGCCAGGTACGCAGCGAAAGCGGCAACACGGTCTGGATTCCCAGCCGTGACCTGCAGTCGGTGCCCGGCCAGGCCGAGCGCCTGCCGCAACTGGAGCAGAAGGTGGCTGACCTCAGTGCCGAGCTCAAGGGCATCGACGATGCCTGGAAGGTCCGCGTGCAAGGCATGCAGGAAACCCTGGACTCGCGCAAGAAACTGATCGACGAGCTGCAGGCCGCTCGCGGTGCGCTGGATGCCGAGCTGACCACCACCCGTTCGCAGCTGCGCGATGCCCAGGCGCAACTGGGCGAGGAGCAACAACAGGTGCTGATGCGCTACATGGCCTATGGCGGCAGCATCGCCGGTGCCGGGCTGCTGCTCGGCCTGATCCTGCCTACCATGTTGCGCGTGCGGCGCAAGCGTAACGATCAGTGGGTGTGA
- a CDS encoding putative bifunctional diguanylate cyclase/phosphodiesterase, with amino-acid sequence MPALSTFGKRVRQLWHAADLALVGQRRERRMRMLASMVMVVMGMLWGLFFSSRGYWAIVVMDIVIVLSGVAVFALTLRNRARAANLILFGALILIVVASTLLLDPPTLAAPRATHLYLLPVAVGALMAFRDEPLRLRYGISLFSLLLFVALAASNWRPTDLYALPDDVRLIGSWLQGLVAMALFFGLLHILQTDTAERSELDRDLRAAVREQQFVLYYQPQLDDSGRVTGAELLIRWQHPQRGLLAPGEFIDHAENTGLIIPIGQWVLEQTAARLRQWQDDPLYRDLSLAVNISQKQFGQASFVAEILGLIERHGIDAQRLELELTETLIVRDMEDLTRKMTALVERGVRFSLDDFGTGFSSLSHLKRLPLSKLKIDRSFICDVLTDANSETIVRTVIALGQSMGMTVIAEGVETEAQRGFLADNGCLRYQGYLFGRPMPLADFCAFVQRHNV; translated from the coding sequence ATGCCAGCACTCTCGACCTTCGGCAAACGCGTTCGCCAACTCTGGCATGCAGCAGATCTGGCTTTGGTCGGCCAACGGCGCGAGCGACGCATGCGCATGCTGGCCAGCATGGTCATGGTGGTGATGGGCATGTTGTGGGGGCTGTTCTTTTCCTCCCGCGGCTACTGGGCCATCGTGGTCATGGATATCGTCATCGTCCTCAGCGGCGTCGCCGTGTTCGCGCTGACCCTGCGCAATCGAGCCCGCGCGGCCAACCTGATCCTGTTCGGTGCGCTGATCCTGATCGTCGTCGCCTCGACCCTGCTGCTCGATCCGCCCACGCTTGCGGCGCCGCGGGCCACGCATCTGTATCTGCTGCCGGTCGCGGTGGGTGCGCTGATGGCCTTTCGCGACGAGCCATTGAGACTGCGTTACGGCATTTCCCTGTTCAGCCTGCTGCTGTTCGTGGCGCTGGCGGCTTCCAACTGGCGGCCAACCGATCTCTATGCCTTGCCGGACGATGTCCGGTTAATCGGCTCCTGGTTGCAGGGGCTGGTGGCCATGGCATTGTTCTTCGGGCTGCTGCATATCCTGCAAACCGATACGGCCGAGCGCTCGGAGCTGGATCGCGACTTGCGAGCAGCGGTGCGCGAGCAGCAGTTCGTGCTGTATTACCAGCCGCAACTCGATGACAGCGGGCGGGTGACCGGGGCCGAGTTGCTGATTCGCTGGCAGCACCCGCAGCGCGGACTGCTGGCCCCCGGCGAGTTCATCGACCACGCCGAGAATACCGGCCTGATCATCCCCATCGGCCAGTGGGTGCTGGAGCAGACGGCGGCGCGATTGCGGCAGTGGCAGGATGACCCGCTTTATCGCGACCTGAGCCTGGCGGTGAACATCAGCCAGAAACAGTTCGGCCAGGCCAGTTTCGTCGCCGAGATTCTCGGCCTGATCGAGCGCCATGGCATCGATGCCCAGCGTCTGGAACTGGAGCTGACCGAGACGCTGATCGTCCGCGACATGGAAGACCTGACGCGCAAGATGACTGCGCTGGTCGAACGGGGCGTACGTTTTTCCCTGGATGATTTCGGTACCGGTTTTTCCTCGCTCAGCCATCTCAAGCGTTTGCCTTTGAGCAAGCTTAAGATCGACCGCTCCTTCATCTGTGATGTGCTCACCGACGCCAACAGCGAAACCATCGTGCGCACCGTGATCGCCCTCGGTCAGAGCATGGGCATGACGGTGATCGCCGAAGGAGTGGAAACCGAGGCGCAGCGGGGTTTTCTGGCCGATAACGGTTGTCTTCGCTACCAGGGCTATCTGTTCGGCAGGCCGATGCCGCTGGCGGATTTTTGCGCCTTCGTGCAGCGTCACAACGTCTGA
- a CDS encoding LysR family transcriptional regulator, producing the protein MDRLTAARVFVEVLERGSQTAAAEALDMSRAMVSRYLAELESWAGVRLLHRSTRRLSLTAAGEQMLPQCREMLALAERMQALGQSVDDTPRGTLRITCSQSFAQAWLVHALRAFTERYPQVSVDLLVGSEAVNLVEARIDLALRITNQLDPNLIARRLAVCRSVVCASPDYLARHGAPQRPEDLTRHNCLAYAYFGRSLWEFEHQGEVIAVSVSGSLSANESMVLLEATLAGAGISLQPLYSVDALVREGRLVHLLADYQPPQLGIHALYGTRRQMLPAMRLLLDFIAERLASDTYWQH; encoded by the coding sequence ATGGATCGACTGACAGCTGCACGGGTTTTCGTCGAGGTGTTGGAGCGCGGCAGTCAAACCGCTGCGGCCGAGGCCCTGGACATGTCGCGGGCCATGGTCTCGCGCTATCTCGCCGAGCTCGAGAGCTGGGCCGGGGTGCGCCTGCTGCACCGCAGCACGCGGCGCCTGAGCCTGACAGCCGCAGGCGAACAGATGCTGCCGCAGTGCCGCGAGATGCTGGCGTTGGCCGAACGCATGCAGGCACTCGGTCAGAGTGTGGATGACACGCCGCGCGGCACCTTGCGTATCACCTGTAGCCAGTCCTTCGCCCAGGCCTGGCTGGTGCATGCGCTGCGGGCATTCACCGAGCGCTATCCCCAGGTCAGTGTCGACCTGTTGGTGGGCAGCGAGGCCGTCAACCTGGTGGAAGCCCGCATCGACCTGGCGCTGCGTATCACCAACCAGCTCGACCCGAATCTGATCGCCAGGCGTCTGGCCGTATGTCGCTCGGTGGTTTGCGCCAGCCCGGATTATCTGGCGCGGCACGGCGCGCCGCAGCGCCCGGAGGACCTGACTCGGCACAACTGCCTGGCTTATGCCTACTTCGGCCGCAGTCTGTGGGAGTTCGAGCACCAGGGCGAGGTCATTGCGGTGTCGGTGTCTGGCAGCCTCAGCGCCAACGAATCGATGGTGTTGCTGGAGGCCACCCTGGCGGGTGCCGGCATCAGTCTGCAGCCACTCTATTCGGTAGACGCGCTAGTGCGCGAAGGTCGCCTGGTGCATCTGTTGGCGGACTACCAGCCGCCGCAGTTGGGCATCCATGCGCTTTACGGCACGCGCAGACAAATGCTGCCGGCCATGCGCCTGCTGCTTGATTTCATTGCCGAGCGGCTGGCCAGTGACACGTACTGGCAACATTAA
- a CDS encoding MBL fold metallo-hydrolase encodes MSFATRFIAGLGLLAAASSVLAQPLTLDTYNPRDAAVFPVSSTLITGEKDAILVDAQFSNREAEELVKRIQASGKHLTTIFISHGDPDYYFGLDVLTRAYPEAKVLATPATVAYIEKTRAPKLAYWGPILKDSAPARTLAPEVLQGDALELEGQRIEVVGHDPKHTSLWIPGIKAVVGGILTSANIHVWMADSQSAEARKSWLKSLDELEALQPTTLVPGHYLGEPAMNLADLRFTRDYLLALEEELAKANDSQALIAAMKARYPDLQDESSLELSAKVLKGEMQWP; translated from the coding sequence ATGTCTTTCGCCACCCGTTTCATCGCCGGCCTTGGTCTGCTCGCTGCAGCCAGCAGCGTGCTCGCCCAGCCGCTGACCCTGGACACATACAACCCACGCGACGCCGCCGTGTTCCCGGTCAGCTCGACCCTGATCACTGGCGAGAAGGACGCGATCCTGGTGGACGCGCAGTTCTCCAACCGGGAGGCCGAGGAATTGGTGAAGCGTATTCAGGCCAGCGGCAAGCACCTGACCACCATATTCATCAGTCATGGCGACCCGGACTATTACTTCGGCCTCGACGTGCTCACGCGCGCCTACCCCGAAGCCAAGGTGCTGGCCACGCCGGCCACCGTCGCCTACATCGAGAAAACCCGCGCGCCCAAGCTGGCCTACTGGGGCCCGATCCTCAAGGACAGCGCGCCGGCACGCACCCTGGCGCCCGAAGTGCTGCAAGGCGATGCACTGGAGCTGGAAGGCCAGCGCATCGAGGTGGTCGGCCATGATCCAAAGCACACCAGCCTGTGGATTCCCGGGATCAAGGCCGTGGTCGGCGGCATACTGACCAGCGCCAACATCCACGTCTGGATGGCCGATTCGCAGAGCGCCGAAGCGCGCAAGAGCTGGTTGAAGTCGCTGGACGAGCTCGAAGCCCTGCAACCGACCACTCTGGTACCGGGTCACTACCTGGGCGAGCCGGCCATGAACCTGGCGGACCTGCGCTTCACCCGCGATTACCTTCTGGCGCTGGAGGAGGAACTGGCCAAAGCCAACGACAGCCAAGCACTGATTGCGGCCATGAAGGCGCGTTATCCTGACTTGCAGGATGAAAGC